The DNA segment GGATAAAATAATTTTTATAAATTTTAGTCAGAGGTTTGAAGTACAAAGAAGTTAAATTATCACTTGTGTCAAACCCGAGGAAATTTATTTGTTCGTTTAAATTCAAATCCGCTGGTTTAGTAATCGCTGGTATTTCTTTGTCATAGATTTTATACAAGGCAATGCCTGTATCTGGCGCATTTTTTTCCCAAAGAGCTAAATTTTGTTCAATTTTAATCAGCTGGAAATCTGGAGATAATAATTTTCTCAAGTTATCATCACCTTGATAAAAAATCCCAGGCAAATTTTTCTCATAAAGAGTTTGATAAGAAGCTAAATCAGTAAAATTAATTAAGACATATTGTAAGTCAGCCGGTGTGGGAAAATCTTTAACCAAGTATTGTTGTTTGCCTAAAAATAAATAATTTAAAGAGTAAAGTTTTGGCCTGGAAGAAAGATTAGAAATAAGATCAAAGCTGGTTGCAGCTGAAACATTGGCAGGAATTTCTTTTAAAAATTTATTTTTTAAAGTTATCTGCTGGTAGTCTGTGGCAAAGATTGCCTGGGAAAAAGCCAAGACTGGACCAAGCACAAAAAAAAGATAAATTAAACTGATAATAACGATTAAGGCAATGACATCTTTGTATTTTTGCCAGATAAGAATGCTTTTTTGCCTGGCAGATATTTTTTTAAGAGAAAAAATGGCAGCCAAGGAAAAGACAATTAAAAATATGGCGCCATAGTGCATTTTTAAAATAGCTTCGCCTGAAGCCGGACCCAAAACTAATTGCATAAACATGCCCAAAGAAAGTAAAAGATATTTAGGCCGGTAAAGCGGAATAAATAAAAAAACCATAAAGAATCCGAGCACAAATTCAAAATTAGTCAGAGTCAAAAGATGGCTTAAAACTAAAGGCAACTTGACAAAGAAATTTATAAAAATTTCTTGCAGGTTTGCGCCCAGCCAATT comes from the Patescibacteria group bacterium genome and includes:
- a CDS encoding DUF2079 domain-containing protein: MFSYFKNLNWQKLNKLLLIMLAVYIVLAFGLCLFKYFTFSYNGLDLAIFNQVFFNSSQSHFFQFTIHPTSYLGDHFEILIFFLIPFYSLFKSPLNLLFIQTLFLAFTVIPLYLIAKKYLNPWQTLLIVILYLFNPVTLNINTFEFHMLALAPFFIAWTFYFYDQNKFSSFLGLALLTLLVREDLAFVIFMFGIIAILDRKKLKWILTPLFVSTAYFFLALKATAYFSSSQDYKFLIYYNWLGANLQEIFINFFVKLPLVLSHLLTLTNFEFVLGFFMVFLFIPLYRPKYLLLSLGMFMQLVLGPASGEAILKMHYGAIFLIVFSLAAIFSLKKISARQKSILIWQKYKDVIALIVIISLIYLFFVLGPVLAFSQAIFATDYQQITLKNKFLKEIPANVSAATSFDLISNLSSRPKLYSLNYLFLGKQQYLVKDFPTPADLQYVLINFTDLASYQTLYEKNLPGIFYQGDDNLRKLLSPDFQLIKIEQNLALWEKNAPDTGIALYKIYDKEIPAITKPADLNLNEQINFLGFDTSDNLTSLYFKPLTKIYKNYFIQLDKELYPLGYGLYPTSEWQIGQIIQLNFYNLPKIKTAQILNLSGGLELDGLNSNQVVWDKKEIIGQFELN